From Acidipropionibacterium acidipropionici, one genomic window encodes:
- a CDS encoding SAF domain-containing protein: MARDVARGEQLRSGDVGVVSISVAEGVSTLPASELDRLIGGHAKVDLPAGSLLGAGSVGALPITPGTARVGLRLPAGRVPTSPMPAGTRISVVEVAEKSETQASGTQRDAEKAPRSTDAVVVRAPVRAEDRASWLLDVEVNADQAPRLADLASRDRVAVIVRGP; the protein is encoded by the coding sequence ATGGCCCGGGACGTCGCCCGTGGCGAGCAGCTGCGCTCCGGCGACGTCGGGGTCGTCTCGATCTCGGTGGCAGAAGGGGTGTCCACACTGCCGGCATCCGAACTGGACCGTCTGATCGGCGGCCACGCGAAGGTCGACCTGCCCGCCGGATCGCTGCTCGGCGCCGGATCCGTCGGCGCCCTGCCCATCACCCCCGGCACCGCCCGGGTGGGCCTGCGCCTGCCCGCCGGACGGGTGCCCACCTCCCCGATGCCCGCCGGGACCCGGATCAGCGTGGTCGAGGTGGCCGAGAAGTCCGAGACGCAGGCCTCCGGCACCCAGCGCGACGCCGAGAAGGCCCCGCGCAGCACCGACGCCGTCGTCGTCCGCGCGCCGGTGCGCGCCGAGGACCGCGCCAGCTGGCTGCTCGACGTCGAGGTGAATGCCGACCAGGCGCCACGGCTGGCCGATCTCGCTTCCCGCGACCGGGTGGCCGTGATCGTCAGGGGGCCGTGA
- a CDS encoding GNAT family N-acetyltransferase, which yields MSQQVDVIPLVEEDLIWLWHWNVEVPDAAWKKWDGPYFGDVDSRDYYEFCADWRPRLQSGDRALVTVEGHRCGFVNRFEEPPAGGGWWELGVVIFDPELWGQGIGTRALSSWVRQTFRETDAHVLTMTTWSGNERMMRCATGLGFSECGRVPGARLWQGRRWDSVTMSLVRDPRL from the coding sequence ATGAGTCAGCAGGTCGACGTCATCCCCCTGGTCGAGGAGGATCTCATCTGGTTGTGGCACTGGAATGTCGAGGTGCCCGATGCGGCGTGGAAAAAGTGGGACGGACCCTATTTCGGCGACGTCGACAGCAGGGACTACTACGAGTTCTGCGCGGACTGGCGCCCCAGGCTGCAGTCGGGGGACCGTGCCCTGGTGACCGTCGAGGGGCACCGGTGCGGATTCGTCAATCGTTTCGAGGAGCCCCCGGCGGGCGGCGGCTGGTGGGAGCTCGGCGTCGTCATCTTCGATCCCGAGCTGTGGGGTCAGGGGATCGGGACCCGTGCGCTGTCCAGCTGGGTGCGCCAGACCTTCCGCGAGACCGACGCCCATGTGCTCACCATGACCACATGGAGCGGCAACGAGAGGATGATGCGCTGCGCGACCGGGCTCGGATTCTCCGAGTGCGGGCGCGTGCCGGGGGCCCGGCTCTGGCAGGGGAGGCGGTGGGATTCGGTGACGATGTCCCTGGTGCGCGACCCACGGCTGTGA
- the murQ gene encoding N-acetylmuramic acid 6-phosphate etherase, whose translation MTPTSRAPSQARLSWPTETRNERTLDIDQLDAEGVVTEILGEDARVAAAVQACTGQIARVVDLYVSALAASGTVHYVGAGTSGRLGVLDAVELLPTYGIRPDQVIGHMAGGEKAFVRAVEGAEDSEALGAAELAQAGPHDVVIGIAASGRTPYVAGALTEARRRGLPTALISTNPQAPLAGLADVAILPDTGPEAVTGSTRMKSGTAQKMVLNAISTAAMVRLGKTWSNLMVDVVATNEKLHHRMVRIVEQATGASPESAAEALTRSDGRVRVAIVALEAGVDVDRAAAALVDFPPDPRREGDPSGLRTAADAAAGGKYDAVTEIRGDLRGGRNR comes from the coding sequence GTGACACCGACTTCCCGGGCCCCCTCGCAGGCCCGTCTCAGCTGGCCCACGGAGACCAGGAATGAACGCACCCTCGACATCGATCAGCTCGATGCCGAGGGCGTGGTGACCGAGATCCTCGGCGAGGACGCCAGGGTCGCGGCCGCCGTCCAGGCGTGTACCGGGCAGATCGCCCGGGTGGTCGATCTCTACGTCTCCGCCCTGGCGGCCAGCGGGACGGTCCACTACGTCGGCGCCGGCACCTCGGGACGCCTGGGGGTGCTCGACGCCGTGGAGCTGCTGCCGACCTACGGCATCCGGCCCGATCAGGTGATCGGGCACATGGCCGGCGGCGAGAAGGCCTTCGTGCGCGCCGTGGAGGGGGCCGAGGACTCCGAGGCCCTCGGTGCCGCCGAACTGGCACAGGCCGGCCCCCACGACGTCGTCATCGGGATCGCCGCCAGCGGCCGGACGCCCTATGTCGCCGGGGCCCTGACCGAGGCGCGGCGACGTGGCCTGCCGACGGCCCTCATCTCCACAAATCCGCAGGCGCCGCTGGCGGGCCTCGCCGACGTCGCGATCCTGCCCGACACGGGCCCCGAGGCGGTGACCGGGTCCACCAGGATGAAGTCCGGCACCGCCCAGAAGATGGTGCTCAACGCCATCTCGACGGCTGCGATGGTGCGTCTGGGCAAGACCTGGTCGAACCTCATGGTCGACGTCGTCGCCACCAATGAGAAGCTTCACCACCGGATGGTGCGGATCGTCGAGCAGGCCACCGGCGCCTCCCCCGAATCTGCGGCCGAGGCTCTCACCAGGTCCGACGGCCGGGTGAGGGTGGCGATCGTGGCGCTGGAGGCCGGGGTCGACGTCGACCGGGCCGCGGCCGCGCTGGTCGACTTCCCTCCGGACCCGCGGCGGGAGGGCGATCCCTCCGGGCTGCGGACCGCCGCCGATGCGGCCGCCGGTGGGAAGTACGACGCGGTGACGGAGATCCGGGGCGACCTGCGGGGCGGTCGGAACCGATGA
- a CDS encoding N-acetylglucosamine kinase produces the protein MTVMGIDLGGTSTRSLLVDTTGRPLGRGQAGGANLRSAVGGVAAAARAVAEAASQAVESADGRRPEMIVVGASGAGAARHDEVAAAMSEALAPICPRIRVENDLATAFRSVSTSPDGYLLLSGTGAVAARFAGGAVAARADGLGWILGDVGSGLWIGWQGLRAAAAHLDGRGPSTVLSERLVRALEVEAVTGDPAQDLVRRVDDLVPARMAALAPLVLDAARADAVSLDEVSAGICREAASGLVTSLRAVTEEGPGAVVLAGGVLAHDTIVRELVTAELDGWTVLTASDPVLGAVRIAREAIS, from the coding sequence ATGACAGTGATGGGGATCGACCTGGGCGGCACCAGCACCCGCTCATTGCTGGTTGATACTACAGGCCGTCCGCTGGGCAGAGGGCAGGCAGGTGGGGCCAACCTCAGGTCGGCCGTGGGAGGGGTCGCCGCGGCGGCCCGGGCGGTGGCCGAGGCGGCCTCGCAGGCCGTGGAATCCGCCGACGGGAGGCGCCCCGAAATGATCGTCGTCGGCGCCTCGGGAGCGGGCGCGGCGCGCCACGACGAGGTGGCCGCCGCCATGAGTGAGGCCCTCGCACCGATCTGCCCGCGGATCCGGGTGGAGAACGACCTGGCGACCGCGTTCCGCTCGGTCAGCACCTCCCCAGACGGGTATCTGCTGCTGTCGGGCACCGGGGCGGTGGCGGCCCGGTTCGCCGGCGGGGCGGTGGCCGCGCGGGCCGACGGCCTCGGCTGGATTCTGGGGGACGTCGGCTCGGGCCTGTGGATCGGGTGGCAGGGGCTGCGCGCGGCGGCGGCGCATCTGGACGGGCGCGGGCCGTCCACAGTCCTCTCGGAGAGGCTGGTCCGGGCCCTCGAGGTGGAGGCCGTCACCGGGGATCCGGCCCAGGATCTGGTGCGCCGTGTCGATGACCTCGTCCCGGCCCGGATGGCGGCCCTGGCTCCCCTGGTGCTCGACGCGGCACGGGCCGATGCGGTGAGCCTCGACGAGGTGAGCGCGGGCATCTGCCGCGAGGCGGCGTCCGGCCTGGTCACCAGCCTGCGCGCGGTGACCGAGGAGGGTCCTGGCGCCGTGGTACTGGCCGGCGGCGTCCTGGCCCACGACACGATCGTGCGGGAACTCGTCACCGCTGAGCTGGACGGCTGGACCGTCCTCACCGCCTCCGACCCGGTCCTCGGGGCGGTGAGGATAGCCAGGGAGGCCATCTCCTGA
- a CDS encoding DUF4127 family protein: MNAGVALLPLDERPVNTTLPRDVAALAGVDLALPPAGLLPRGRRAGDVEGLGRWLRSQADRGAGSIGVCLDTLVHGGLIAARISEDAVEACLGRLSVLAEVVASHPATTLEAVSLVTRASNSDDAGEEPEYWSRHGRRLHRLGALLHRRFEDALDREGSGELEALEEAVPAEIRLDFEHRRLRNHIINLRALDLASQGVLSTLLITADDTARYSAGSLEQRWLGHWAGALLTSGTVMMYPGADEVGCTLVARALNRMASAPVAGSEEAATGRAGRVTAGPVRIAVACALPDDMERVPPFENSPLTESVLRQVEAAGAVPVVGQRWGLPADPFDVLMVVHPAGIDGLDLVVDAPPEAPGPATATADLVARAMAFGKPVVVADVRYANGSDPVLVAALRRRGLLDRLAGYAGWNTAGNTLGTAVGVGVAVAVGERLGSGSPHQLEKLLVHRLLEDDVYQARGRRVLREELGLASTGTLFGPGQEARAVAMASRMLEEGLRDLGFTGWRVEDVGFPWHRTFEIDFELVTR; the protein is encoded by the coding sequence GTGAACGCCGGCGTCGCGCTGCTGCCCCTGGACGAGCGGCCCGTCAACACCACCCTGCCGCGCGATGTGGCGGCCCTGGCCGGCGTCGACCTCGCGCTGCCCCCGGCGGGGCTGCTGCCCCGCGGACGCCGGGCCGGCGACGTCGAGGGACTGGGCCGGTGGCTGCGCTCCCAGGCCGACCGGGGCGCGGGGAGCATCGGGGTGTGCCTCGACACCCTGGTTCACGGCGGGCTCATCGCGGCGCGGATCAGCGAGGACGCCGTTGAGGCCTGCCTGGGGCGGTTGTCGGTGCTCGCCGAGGTGGTGGCGTCGCACCCGGCGACGACGCTGGAGGCGGTGAGCCTGGTGACCCGGGCGAGCAACTCCGATGACGCCGGCGAGGAGCCGGAGTACTGGAGCCGGCACGGGCGCCGGCTTCACCGGCTCGGAGCCCTGCTGCACAGGCGCTTCGAGGACGCCCTCGACCGGGAAGGGTCCGGTGAACTGGAGGCCCTGGAGGAGGCGGTGCCCGCCGAGATCCGGCTCGATTTCGAGCACCGGCGGCTGCGCAACCACATCATCAATCTGCGGGCCCTGGACCTGGCCTCGCAGGGGGTGCTGAGCACCCTGCTCATCACCGCCGACGACACCGCCCGATACTCCGCCGGGAGCCTGGAGCAGCGCTGGCTGGGGCACTGGGCCGGGGCGCTGCTTACCAGCGGGACGGTGATGATGTACCCGGGGGCCGACGAGGTCGGCTGCACCCTGGTGGCGCGGGCGCTCAACCGGATGGCGTCGGCCCCGGTGGCGGGTTCCGAAGAGGCGGCCACCGGGCGGGCCGGTCGGGTGACGGCCGGCCCGGTGCGGATCGCGGTGGCCTGCGCCCTGCCCGACGATATGGAGCGGGTGCCCCCCTTCGAGAACTCCCCGCTCACCGAGTCGGTGCTCCGGCAGGTCGAGGCCGCCGGGGCCGTCCCTGTCGTCGGGCAGCGGTGGGGGTTGCCCGCAGACCCCTTCGATGTGCTGATGGTGGTGCACCCGGCCGGCATCGACGGGCTGGATCTCGTGGTGGACGCCCCGCCCGAGGCCCCCGGACCGGCCACCGCCACCGCGGACCTGGTGGCGCGCGCCATGGCCTTCGGGAAGCCGGTGGTGGTCGCCGACGTCCGGTACGCCAACGGCTCGGATCCAGTGCTGGTGGCCGCACTGCGGCGCCGTGGCCTGCTGGATCGGCTGGCCGGTTATGCCGGGTGGAACACCGCCGGGAACACCCTCGGCACGGCTGTCGGGGTGGGTGTGGCGGTCGCGGTGGGGGAGCGACTCGGATCGGGCTCGCCACATCAGTTGGAGAAGCTTCTGGTGCACCGTCTTCTGGAGGACGACGTCTACCAGGCCCGGGGGCGCCGGGTGCTGCGCGAGGAGCTGGGTCTGGCCTCGACCGGCACCCTCTTCGGGCCCGGCCAGGAGGCTCGGGCCGTGGCGATGGCGTCCCGGATGCTGGAGGAGGGGCTGCGGGACCTCGGATTCACCGGCTGGCGGGTGGAGGACGTCGGATTCCCCTGGCATCGCACCTTCGAGATCGATTTCGAGCTGGTGACCAGATGA
- a CDS encoding N-acetylmannosamine-6-phosphate 2-epimerase → MTSDRSVLEQIRGGVVVSSQVMDPRSPLDDPRILAMLAQTGVLGGAVGARVAGPETVAELRAREPGLPIIAITKHYEFGTDNYITPLRADAEALVDAGGSVVAVQNTAGTRPAESFAEIADAVHSRGALVMADIATLDEARAAVRDGADMVGTTMFGYTGDTKGGARPPLALIGELVGALEAPVIAEGGLWTPEDVAACFAVGAHAVVVGSAVTAPERIVARMVAAAPRRGGETS, encoded by the coding sequence ATGACCTCCGACCGCTCGGTCCTCGAACAGATCCGGGGAGGCGTCGTCGTCTCCTCCCAGGTGATGGATCCGCGCAGCCCCCTCGACGACCCGCGGATTCTGGCGATGCTCGCTCAGACCGGGGTGCTCGGCGGGGCGGTGGGGGCCCGGGTCGCCGGGCCCGAGACCGTCGCCGAGCTGCGTGCGCGCGAACCGGGGCTGCCCATCATCGCGATCACCAAGCACTACGAGTTCGGCACCGACAACTACATCACCCCGCTGCGCGCCGACGCCGAGGCGCTGGTCGACGCCGGTGGCAGCGTCGTGGCCGTCCAGAACACCGCGGGCACCCGGCCGGCCGAGTCCTTCGCCGAGATCGCCGACGCGGTGCACTCCCGCGGAGCCCTGGTGATGGCCGACATCGCCACCCTGGACGAGGCCAGGGCCGCGGTCCGGGACGGCGCCGACATGGTGGGCACCACCATGTTCGGCTACACCGGCGACACGAAAGGTGGCGCCCGCCCGCCGCTGGCCCTCATCGGCGAACTCGTCGGGGCCCTGGAGGCGCCGGTGATCGCCGAGGGCGGCCTGTGGACCCCCGAGGACGTCGCCGCCTGCTTCGCCGTAGGCGCTCACGCCGTCGTCGTCGGCTCCGCGGTCACCGCACCCGAACGCATCGTGGCCCGGATGGTGGCCGCCGCTCCCCGCCGCGGCGGGGAGACGTCGTGA
- a CDS encoding carbohydrate ABC transporter permease yields the protein MSTQMMTEPLRADEVETHHVQATKGDRAVSTVSHILLIIWAAIVVLPLLWTLLTSFKTTSEIFSSPFGLPKTPQWVNFKNAWITAGIGDYFLNTILVVFSALILVMVFGAMSAYVLARFKFHGNRLIYVLFLAGNTFPIFLAVVPLFFTLKNMHLLNTMQGLIITYVAFALPFTVFFLYAFFKTLPYEIYEAAQIDGAGEWTTFFRVMLPMAKPGLASVAIFNFLGLWNQYLIPVALNTNTDNYVLSQGLAAFAARTNYEVDYGALFASVVVTILPVLIVYIIFQRQLQGSVSQGTMK from the coding sequence ATGAGTACTCAGATGATGACCGAACCGCTGCGCGCCGACGAGGTCGAGACCCACCACGTCCAGGCCACCAAGGGGGACCGGGCCGTCTCGACGGTCTCCCACATCCTGCTGATCATCTGGGCGGCGATCGTCGTCCTGCCGCTGCTGTGGACCCTGCTCACCTCCTTCAAGACCACCAGCGAGATCTTCTCCTCCCCCTTCGGGCTGCCGAAAACCCCGCAGTGGGTGAACTTCAAGAACGCCTGGATCACCGCCGGGATCGGCGACTACTTCCTCAACACCATCCTCGTGGTCTTCAGCGCCCTCATCCTCGTCATGGTGTTCGGGGCGATGAGCGCCTATGTGCTCGCGCGGTTCAAGTTCCACGGCAACCGGCTGATCTACGTGCTGTTCCTGGCGGGCAACACATTCCCTATCTTCCTGGCCGTGGTGCCGCTGTTCTTCACCCTGAAGAACATGCATCTGCTCAACACGATGCAAGGTCTCATCATCACCTACGTGGCCTTCGCTCTGCCCTTCACGGTGTTCTTTCTCTACGCCTTCTTCAAGACGCTGCCCTACGAGATCTATGAGGCCGCGCAGATCGACGGAGCCGGCGAGTGGACCACCTTCTTCCGGGTGATGCTGCCGATGGCCAAGCCCGGCCTGGCCTCGGTGGCGATCTTCAACTTCCTCGGCCTGTGGAATCAGTACCTCATCCCGGTGGCCCTGAACACCAACACCGACAACTACGTGCTCTCCCAGGGGCTCGCGGCCTTCGCGGCCAGGACGAACTACGAGGTCGACTACGGTGCCCTGTTCGCCTCGGTGGTCGTCACGATCCTGCCGGTGCTGATCGTCTACATCATCTTCCAGCGCCAGCTGCAGGGCTCGGTGTCGCAGGGCACCATGAAGTGA
- a CDS encoding carbohydrate ABC transporter permease has protein sequence MTASAPMNAITEAGTLSGAPEPVESLPPARKRRRHWSFDRVSFFVVFLGLPLAVFVIFVLSPFIQAFYYSLTNWGGFSATFDFVGLRNYTRILTDDIFSKAMVNNIILAVMVPVVTILVAMVLATLITVGGSSFGQTRGLNHSGFYRVASFFPYCVPAVVIGLMWGQIFDPSHGAVNGILTRLGFSSANEFAWLGEKSTAMPISIFIMIWAYVGFYMLLFIAGIKSIPAEIFEAARIDGAGRFKTAVTITVPLIRDNIQTAWIYLGIASLDAFVYMSVLNPFGGPSNSTLVMSQQLYDAAFKKGQYGIACAMGVIIALMTMIFAGIVALVNRLTGGKDTVTMA, from the coding sequence ATGACTGCATCCGCCCCCATGAACGCCATAACGGAGGCCGGAACTCTCTCGGGTGCCCCCGAGCCCGTGGAGTCCCTTCCTCCAGCACGCAAGCGCCGCCGCCACTGGAGTTTCGACAGAGTCAGCTTCTTCGTCGTGTTCCTCGGCCTCCCGCTGGCCGTCTTCGTGATCTTCGTCCTGTCGCCCTTCATCCAGGCGTTCTACTACTCGCTCACCAACTGGGGCGGATTCTCGGCGACCTTCGATTTCGTCGGGCTGAGGAACTACACGAGAATCCTCACCGACGACATCTTCTCCAAGGCCATGGTGAACAACATCATCCTGGCCGTCATGGTTCCGGTGGTGACGATCCTGGTGGCCATGGTCCTCGCCACCCTCATCACCGTGGGTGGGTCGAGTTTCGGCCAGACCCGCGGCCTGAACCATTCCGGTTTCTACCGGGTGGCGTCCTTCTTCCCGTACTGCGTGCCGGCCGTGGTCATCGGCCTCATGTGGGGCCAGATCTTCGATCCCTCGCACGGCGCCGTGAACGGTATCCTCACCAGACTCGGGTTCTCCAGTGCCAACGAGTTCGCCTGGCTGGGTGAGAAGTCGACGGCCATGCCGATCTCGATCTTCATCATGATCTGGGCCTATGTCGGCTTCTACATGCTGCTGTTCATCGCGGGGATCAAGTCGATCCCGGCGGAGATCTTCGAGGCGGCGCGGATCGACGGGGCCGGGCGGTTCAAGACGGCGGTGACGATCACCGTCCCGCTGATCCGCGACAACATCCAGACGGCCTGGATCTACCTGGGCATCGCATCCCTGGACGCCTTCGTCTACATGAGCGTGCTGAACCCCTTCGGCGGCCCGTCGAACTCCACCCTGGTGATGAGCCAGCAGCTGTACGACGCCGCATTCAAGAAGGGCCAGTACGGCATCGCCTGTGCCATGGGCGTCATCATCGCCCTCATGACGATGATCTTCGCCGGGATCGTCGCACTCGTGAACCGACTGACCGGCGGCAAGGACACGGTGACGATGGCATGA